From one Saprospiraceae bacterium genomic stretch:
- the guaB gene encoding IMP dehydrogenase — protein sequence MEKQISSFAPAIEEMFTFDDVLLVPAYSQVLPREVNIESQLTTGIRLNAPVVSAAMDTVTEKKLAIAIAREGGIGMIHKNMSIESQADQVRSVKRSESGMIIDPITLKVGATVKDARIIMDQYGIGGIPIIDEKNHLIGILTNRDLRFETILQRPITEIMTKENLITAPKGTTLEQAKGILQNYKVEKLPVVDEYGLLIGLITYKDIMRLEDYPLSCKDTLGRLVVGGAVGVNSELHDRVDALVHVGVDVICIDTAHGHSQGVLNAVKSVRSRYAHLEIIGGNVATAEGAIALKEAGVNGVKVGVGPGSICTTRVVAGVGVPQLSAIMSAAKGLQGSGIPIIGDGGIRFTGDIVKAIAAGASTIMAGGLFAGVEEAPGETVLYEGRKFKTYRGMGSLGAMQSGSKDRYFQDAEDDIKKLVPEGIEGRVPYKGQLSEVMTQNIGGLRAGMGYCGAATIPDLQKAKMVRISSAGIHESHPHHVTITKESPNYSSIA from the coding sequence ATGGAAAAACAAATCAGTTCTTTCGCACCAGCCATCGAAGAGATGTTTACTTTCGATGATGTACTATTGGTCCCAGCCTATTCTCAAGTCCTGCCCAGAGAGGTCAATATAGAATCTCAATTAACTACCGGGATCAGGCTTAATGCTCCAGTAGTTTCTGCAGCCATGGATACGGTGACAGAAAAAAAACTAGCTATAGCGATTGCCCGTGAAGGGGGTATCGGTATGATTCATAAAAACATGTCCATTGAAAGCCAGGCAGACCAGGTACGCAGTGTCAAACGATCAGAAAGCGGTATGATCATAGACCCAATTACGCTCAAAGTTGGTGCCACAGTAAAAGATGCTCGGATCATTATGGACCAGTATGGCATAGGAGGCATCCCGATTATTGACGAAAAAAATCATCTCATCGGAATACTGACCAATAGAGATCTTCGGTTCGAGACCATACTTCAAAGGCCGATTACTGAGATTATGACCAAAGAGAACCTGATCACTGCCCCAAAAGGCACCACGCTGGAGCAAGCTAAAGGCATTCTTCAAAACTATAAAGTTGAAAAATTACCTGTAGTGGATGAGTATGGGCTGCTCATTGGATTGATCACTTACAAGGATATCATGAGACTGGAAGATTACCCGCTATCCTGCAAAGACACTTTAGGCAGGCTTGTGGTAGGTGGAGCCGTGGGTGTCAATAGTGAACTGCATGATCGTGTCGATGCCCTCGTACATGTCGGCGTCGATGTCATATGTATTGACACTGCACATGGCCATTCGCAAGGCGTATTGAATGCGGTTAAAAGTGTGCGATCACGATATGCCCACCTTGAGATCATTGGAGGAAATGTGGCTACAGCCGAAGGAGCTATAGCGCTCAAAGAAGCCGGTGTAAATGGAGTCAAAGTAGGAGTAGGTCCAGGAAGTATCTGTACTACCCGGGTGGTCGCTGGTGTAGGTGTCCCTCAACTATCAGCTATCATGTCCGCAGCCAAAGGCTTGCAGGGCAGTGGTATACCGATAATAGGGGATGGCGGTATTCGATTTACAGGTGATATCGTCAAAGCAATAGCTGCTGGCGCAAGCACAATAATGGCAGGGGGCCTGTTCGCAGGAGTCGAAGAAGCACCCGGCGAAACCGTATTATATGAAGGCCGCAAGTTTAAAACTTATCGTGGTATGGGGTCCCTGGGCGCAATGCAATCCGGTTCTAAAGACAGATACTTTCAGGATGCTGAGGATGACATTAAAAAATTAGTCCCCGAAGGTATAGAAGGAAGGGTGCCATATAAAGGCCAATTGTCGGAAGTAATGACGCAAAATATCGGTGGCTTGCGTGCAGGTATGGGTTATTGCGGAGCTGCCACTATCCCTGATTTACAAAAAGCCAAAATGGTGCGTATATCATCTGCTGGTATACATGAAAGTCATCCACATCACGTGACCATTACAAAAGAGTCCCCTAACTACTCTTCCATCGCATAA
- a CDS encoding fumarylacetoacetate hydrolase family protein — protein sequence MRIYRTAQHIVVEHQQQFYYYPHQDWDRLVNEPFLHNHLLDFTKSAKAINADTWLGSKTKLMAPINSQEVWASGVTYLRSRDARMEESEHAKSAYDLVYDADRPELFFKSLAHRVAGPGEHVNIRKDSTWNVPEPEVTLFVNNQGQIAGYTIGNDMSSRSIEGENTLYLPQAKTYERSAALGPCLMISPDPLPPSTGIELKIFRENSCVYHGQTTVSTMKRNFTELKEYLLRGLIFEKGCYLMTGTGIVPPSSFTLESGDIVTIQIDGIGELENVVRWF from the coding sequence ATTAGAATTTATCGTACCGCCCAACACATCGTAGTAGAGCACCAACAACAATTTTATTATTATCCACATCAGGATTGGGATCGCTTAGTCAACGAACCTTTTTTGCACAACCATCTGTTGGATTTTACCAAATCTGCCAAAGCAATCAATGCCGACACGTGGTTAGGATCCAAAACGAAGCTTATGGCACCCATAAACAGCCAGGAAGTGTGGGCTTCCGGTGTGACTTATCTCAGGAGCAGAGATGCAAGAATGGAAGAAAGTGAACACGCCAAATCTGCCTATGACCTTGTATATGATGCAGATCGCCCAGAATTATTTTTTAAATCTTTGGCCCACCGGGTCGCAGGCCCTGGCGAGCATGTCAATATCAGGAAAGATTCTACCTGGAACGTACCTGAACCCGAAGTCACTTTATTTGTAAACAACCAGGGACAAATCGCAGGCTATACTATCGGAAATGACATGAGCTCACGGTCTATTGAAGGTGAAAATACCCTTTATCTTCCACAAGCCAAGACTTACGAACGAAGTGCTGCTCTAGGTCCTTGCTTGATGATCAGCCCCGATCCATTACCCCCTTCGACCGGCATTGAATTAAAGATATTTAGAGAAAACAGCTGTGTCTATCATGGCCAGACGACCGTAAGCACGATGAAAAGAAACTTCACCGAGTTAAAAGAATATTTGCTTCGAGGATTGATCTTTGAAAAAGGATGTTATTTGATGACAGGTACTGGGATAGTACCTCCTTCCAGTTTTACATTGGAGTCAGGTGATATAGTGACCATACAAATAGATGGGATAGGTGAGTTGGAAAATGTCGTTCGTTGGTTTTAA
- a CDS encoding DUF3109 family protein: MLEVQGKIISLEVIENRFVCDLKACKGACCIEGDGGAPLETAEVEWLNQNIDLITPVLDEEGKSLAQTQRATQADDGAFHTPLKADGACIYSIRDAMGILQCSIEQVYKKGSTTLIKPISCHLYPIRIHKSENWEALNYDRWDICNPACTQGAKLKVPVYRFLQSALIRKYGEEFYQELDDIASQWISETQL; the protein is encoded by the coding sequence ATGTTAGAGGTACAAGGCAAAATAATCAGTCTTGAAGTCATAGAAAACAGGTTTGTTTGTGACCTGAAAGCTTGTAAGGGAGCCTGTTGTATTGAGGGTGATGGAGGGGCTCCTCTCGAAACAGCCGAAGTCGAGTGGCTCAATCAGAATATAGACTTGATCACTCCTGTATTAGACGAAGAAGGCAAATCATTGGCCCAAACCCAAAGAGCAACCCAGGCTGATGATGGCGCCTTTCATACACCTCTTAAAGCAGACGGAGCATGTATTTACTCCATTAGGGATGCAATGGGCATATTACAATGCAGCATCGAGCAAGTCTACAAGAAAGGCTCCACTACTTTGATCAAACCCATTTCTTGCCATTTATACCCGATCCGCATTCACAAATCAGAAAACTGGGAAGCTTTAAATTATGATCGATGGGATATCTGTAATCCGGCGTGTACTCAAGGTGCCAAACTCAAAGTGCCGGTGTATAGATTCCTTCAATCAGCCCTGATCAGGAAGTATGGGGAAGAATTTTATCAGGAGCTTGATGATATAGCTTCACAATGGATATCTGAGACACAACTTTGA
- a CDS encoding citrate (Si)-synthase: MDELKQIFRQKSQDLKEQIRSLLKEHGNMKLDEVKLEQAYGGMRGIKSMIWETSLLDAQDGIKFRGYSIPQLQALLPKADNGTEPLPEGIFWLMLTGEIPSRDQVLWLTDEWERRAVLPYAVTKVLDALPLDVHPMTQFSIAINAMQVDSIFHKKYEEGLSKNDYWDPTYEDAMNLIARIPHAAAYIYRRTFKENQHIPADLSLGWAANYAHMLGLEGMESYELMRLYLTIHADHEGGNASAHTAHLVGSTLSDVYLSYAAAMNALAGPLHGLANQEVIKWIFEMVDKLNTRTPTKDQITAYIHETLSQGKVIPGYGHAVLRKPDPRFYAQKQFSERYLADDDIIKIVWQLFDIVPPVLQSLGKVSNPWPNVDAHSGAMLVHYGLTEYNYYTVLFGVSRSLGVMAAQCWSRALGFPLERPKSLTSEWIFDFVQQNTLTKA; this comes from the coding sequence ATGGACGAACTCAAGCAAATATTTAGACAAAAATCGCAAGATCTTAAAGAACAAATCAGGTCCTTGCTTAAAGAGCATGGCAATATGAAATTGGATGAGGTCAAACTTGAACAAGCCTATGGAGGCATGAGAGGCATAAAGAGTATGATCTGGGAAACCTCCTTGCTGGATGCACAGGATGGTATCAAATTTAGAGGTTATAGTATCCCTCAACTCCAGGCATTGCTCCCCAAGGCAGATAATGGCACTGAACCTTTGCCTGAAGGCATATTTTGGCTCATGCTGACAGGAGAAATACCCTCCCGGGACCAGGTACTTTGGTTGACAGACGAGTGGGAGCGCAGGGCGGTATTGCCATATGCTGTGACAAAAGTGCTCGATGCGCTGCCGTTAGATGTGCACCCCATGACTCAATTCAGTATAGCGATCAATGCTATGCAGGTAGATTCAATATTTCATAAAAAGTATGAAGAAGGGTTGTCTAAAAACGACTACTGGGATCCTACGTACGAAGATGCCATGAATTTAATAGCCAGGATCCCTCATGCCGCTGCTTATATCTACAGACGAACTTTTAAAGAGAATCAGCATATCCCTGCAGACCTTTCTTTAGGGTGGGCGGCAAATTATGCTCATATGCTGGGCTTGGAAGGAATGGAAAGTTATGAGCTGATGCGCTTGTATCTTACCATCCATGCAGACCATGAAGGAGGTAATGCCTCAGCGCATACTGCCCATTTAGTCGGATCTACGCTGAGTGATGTCTACTTATCTTATGCCGCCGCAATGAACGCGCTCGCAGGGCCTCTACATGGCTTAGCCAACCAGGAAGTGATCAAATGGATATTTGAGATGGTAGATAAGCTCAATACCCGTACTCCGACGAAAGATCAAATCACCGCTTATATTCATGAAACACTCAGTCAGGGCAAAGTGATACCCGGATATGGACATGCAGTCCTCAGAAAACCCGACCCAAGATTTTACGCTCAAAAACAATTTTCAGAAAGATACCTGGCTGACGACGATATCATTAAAATCGTGTGGCAATTATTTGACATTGTACCACCTGTACTCCAGAGCTTAGGAAAGGTTAGTAACCCCTGGCCCAATGTAGATGCACATAGTGGAGCTATGTTGGTACACTATGGACTGACAGAATATAATTATTATACCGTGTTGTTTGGAGTATCCAGGTCATTAGGCGTGATGGCGGCACAATGTTGGTCACGGGCACTTGGATTTCCACTTGAAAGGCCTAAGTCATTGACCAGCGAATGGATCTTCGACTTTGTACAACAAAATACCCTTACCAAAGCTTAA
- the gcvH gene encoding glycine cleavage system protein GcvH produces the protein MSIIDSSLKYTPEHEWVKTISDTEILVGITDFAQGELGELVYVEVNTVGKKLRKGDIFGTVEAVKTTSDLFVPVGGTIKEFNEAISEKGGDQPGLINDDPYGQGWIVRVEINDPAELDTLLSGDEYLALLQ, from the coding sequence ATGTCTATCATCGATTCTTCACTCAAATATACCCCAGAGCACGAATGGGTAAAAACGATATCTGACACCGAAATTCTCGTGGGTATCACCGATTTTGCACAAGGAGAACTTGGCGAATTGGTCTATGTCGAAGTAAATACTGTTGGGAAAAAGCTTCGGAAAGGCGATATTTTTGGTACAGTCGAGGCCGTAAAAACTACTTCAGATCTGTTTGTACCAGTAGGCGGCACTATCAAGGAGTTTAACGAAGCCATTAGTGAAAAAGGTGGAGATCAGCCCGGGCTAATTAATGATGACCCGTACGGGCAGGGCTGGATCGTCCGTGTAGAGATTAATGATCCGGCTGAATTGGATACACTGTTATCAGGGGATGAATATCTGGCTCTTTTGCAATAG
- the vanZ gene encoding VanZ family protein produces the protein MTIIFLSLLPKSSFPDLKLQMKYLDKIVHFGFYFLLISFYLYESGSVSSKSLIIKGLLFCMLLAIGTEFGQLMFSASRSFEIWDIVANIIGSFSGLIIFRTLKQFI, from the coding sequence TTGACCATAATATTCCTTAGCTTACTTCCTAAAAGTTCTTTCCCCGATTTAAAGCTTCAAATGAAGTATCTGGACAAAATCGTTCACTTCGGTTTTTATTTTTTACTGATTAGTTTTTACCTCTACGAGTCAGGCAGTGTGAGTTCAAAATCATTAATAATCAAGGGCTTATTATTTTGTATGCTGTTAGCAATAGGGACTGAATTTGGTCAATTGATGTTTTCGGCTAGCCGTAGTTTTGAGATATGGGATATTGTTGCTAATATTATCGGGTCATTTAGTGGATTAATTATTTTTCGAACTTTAAAACAGTTTATATGA
- a CDS encoding energy transducer TonB, which translates to MNLTEIDGKIGIWLVLAIVASVVAVIYVLKSIFKKTATEDLASKYKDKKWDSPMEGTYKYPDVDVFGMSGPIFRYGLAAALALSVIGLNWTSYDKKVIIPTGALAFDDEIQVEVPRTAEPPPPPPPPPPPVVQEIKVTEEKIEEKVEFVDQSIQEETVVEAPPPPAPKKEAPPPPPPPPPPKNEPDEIFKVVEEAPRFPGCEDKGSMDEKKKCADEKMLQYLYKNIKYPNIAKENGVQGRCVVTFVVEKDGRITDAKVVRDIGGGCGEEALRVVNSMNEMGERWKPGKQRGNAVRVQFNLPVTFKLN; encoded by the coding sequence ATGAATTTAACAGAAATTGACGGTAAAATCGGCATTTGGCTGGTATTAGCTATCGTGGCTTCTGTGGTTGCAGTGATCTATGTTCTTAAATCCATATTTAAGAAAACTGCGACTGAAGATCTTGCGAGCAAATACAAAGACAAAAAATGGGATTCGCCGATGGAAGGCACCTATAAGTATCCGGATGTGGATGTTTTTGGGATGAGTGGTCCTATTTTCAGATACGGTTTGGCTGCTGCATTAGCGCTGTCTGTCATAGGACTTAACTGGACTTCTTATGACAAGAAAGTAATCATACCTACAGGAGCTCTTGCTTTTGATGATGAAATACAGGTAGAAGTACCTCGTACCGCCGAGCCGCCACCACCTCCGCCACCACCTCCGCCACCTGTGGTTCAGGAGATTAAAGTAACTGAGGAAAAGATTGAGGAAAAAGTAGAGTTTGTGGATCAGTCTATACAGGAAGAAACTGTAGTGGAGGCTCCCCCACCACCTGCTCCTAAGAAAGAAGCTCCCCCACCACCACCCCCACCACCTCCTCCAAAGAATGAGCCTGATGAAATCTTTAAGGTGGTTGAAGAAGCTCCCCGTTTTCCGGGATGCGAAGACAAGGGGTCTATGGACGAAAAAAAGAAGTGTGCCGACGAAAAAATGTTGCAATACTTATATAAAAACATCAAGTATCCCAATATCGCTAAAGAAAATGGTGTACAAGGGAGATGTGTGGTTACCTTCGTCGTTGAAAAGGATGGTAGAATCACTGACGCCAAAGTAGTAAGAGATATCGGAGGCGGCTGCGGCGAAGAAGCTTTAAGAGTGGTTAATTCTATGAATGAAATGGGAGAACGCTGGAAACCAGGCAAACAAAGAGGAAATGCCGTGAGGGTTCAGTTTAACTTGCCAGTCACGTTTAAGCTCAATTAA
- a CDS encoding energy transducer TonB, whose product MKRFFLDNKQYLLIIAAVIAAFIFRNLFISEAKSTVQSEIKSNTAPSGQSDEELGILHVVEVAPRFPGCEDLSTIDEKKKCADQKMLQYLYGHITYPQYAKDHGIEGRCVVTFVVETDGSISEAKILKDIGGGCGEASLNIVNSMNQMPQRWIPGTQKGKAVRVRFNLPVSFKLKPIEEEEVK is encoded by the coding sequence ATGAAGCGGTTTTTTCTGGACAACAAGCAATACCTACTGATCATAGCAGCGGTGATCGCAGCATTTATCTTTAGAAACTTATTTATTTCAGAGGCTAAATCGACAGTACAAAGTGAAATCAAATCCAATACCGCACCTTCAGGACAGAGTGATGAAGAGCTAGGTATTCTACATGTGGTAGAAGTAGCACCCAGATTCCCGGGTTGTGAAGATTTATCGACTATAGATGAAAAGAAAAAATGTGCGGATCAGAAAATGCTCCAATATCTGTATGGTCATATCACCTATCCTCAATACGCCAAAGACCATGGTATTGAAGGAAGATGTGTAGTCACTTTTGTGGTTGAAACTGATGGTTCGATCAGTGAAGCTAAAATCTTAAAGGATATCGGTGGTGGATGTGGAGAAGCTTCTTTGAACATAGTGAACTCCATGAACCAAATGCCTCAGCGCTGGATACCAGGCACTCAAAAGGGCAAAGCAGTTCGGGTCAGATTTAATTTGCCGGTTTCCTTTAAACTCAAGCCGATTGAGGAAGAGGAGGTTAAATAA
- a CDS encoding serine hydrolase, whose translation MPKSLLLLSLLLVQFVSFAPPVQVPYTPTIPAAEAQWVDSVFTSLSVDEKIGQLFMIRAHSDKGPEHIAEVERQIKKYHVGGLCFFQGTPLKQAELSNNYQAMSKTPLMVAIDAEWGLGMRHKSAAISFPRQLTLGALKENKLIYDMGAEIADQLRRIGTQINFAPVVDININAANPVINDRSFGENRIAVTTKAYQYMQGMQDHGVMACAKHFPGHGDTDVDSHLDLPVIPYNRARLDSIELFPFRLLFDQGMQSVMVAHLQVPALETNKLLPTSLSSSTMTGLIKNEMAFDGLIFSDALEMKAVTKNYDPGALELVAFNAGCDVLCLPNDIDLSFTQILKAVNESSELKSKLDQTVRKILLAKYRMGLSQDPRVSLSNLDKDVNNPKAQALKSKLYEQAITLVKNKNRLIPLTELDQHKIASLSIGSKTKTPFQWRLDSYAKIYHQQADTDISVTQSNNLLASFKNSDIVIVSLHGLNKNIKQNFGLSGSALKFINQLSLTTKVILVSFGSPYALTNFGDSDWLIQSYEDDALMQDLTAQAIVGAIGINGRLPVSSGPNMPFGAGLNSESLMRFGYAIPERVRIDGQKLEALDALTSDIVSIHAAPGGQLLVAREGKIVYQKAFGYQDYEHKIPVNLTDMYDLASLTKVAASTLSVMRLYDEGKITLDQPMSDYLPDLKQSNKSSLNITEIMSHQAGLLGWIPFYKETLVKTGKRTYKLDPSIYATTESSKYSLPVEKGLYLKTGYDQQIWQQILDSQLRTNKNYLYSDLGFYLIAQMVKYQSGLSIDQFVSKFFYTPLGLTHTLYNPYKLYPLSSIAPTEKDTYWRKMTIQGYVHDMGAAMMNGVSGHAGLFSNALELGTIMQLFLNGGQYGGEKLIKSSTVKLFATRQLGSTRRGIGFDMKELDPAKPQPAGYLASPGTFGHTGFTGTCAWVDPEKQLVFVFLCNRTYPSMNNNRLHKDEYRSRLLDAVYLAMEDQKIPLDNTMELGQ comes from the coding sequence ATGCCGAAAAGTTTGTTACTCTTATCTCTATTGTTAGTTCAGTTTGTAAGTTTTGCTCCGCCTGTGCAGGTCCCTTACACACCAACCATTCCGGCGGCTGAAGCCCAATGGGTAGATTCGGTTTTCACTTCTCTTAGTGTTGACGAAAAAATTGGTCAGCTTTTTATGATCAGGGCCCACTCAGACAAAGGTCCGGAGCATATAGCTGAAGTGGAAAGACAAATAAAAAAATATCATGTAGGCGGGCTTTGTTTTTTCCAGGGCACTCCATTGAAGCAAGCTGAATTATCGAATAATTACCAGGCTATGTCCAAGACACCACTTATGGTGGCCATCGATGCAGAATGGGGGTTGGGCATGCGACATAAATCTGCTGCAATTAGTTTTCCAAGGCAATTGACCTTGGGGGCTCTTAAGGAGAACAAACTGATCTATGATATGGGTGCGGAGATAGCCGATCAGCTTAGGCGCATTGGCACTCAAATCAATTTTGCTCCAGTCGTCGACATTAATATCAATGCGGCCAATCCAGTCATCAATGATAGATCATTTGGTGAGAACAGGATAGCAGTCACTACCAAAGCTTACCAATATATGCAGGGTATGCAGGATCATGGTGTCATGGCTTGTGCAAAACATTTTCCTGGTCATGGCGATACTGATGTAGACAGCCATCTTGATCTCCCGGTGATCCCTTATAACAGGGCCAGGTTGGACTCCATAGAGCTCTTCCCATTCAGATTATTGTTTGACCAAGGTATGCAGAGTGTCATGGTAGCCCATTTGCAGGTGCCTGCTTTAGAAACAAACAAATTGCTGCCTACTTCACTTTCCAGTTCCACCATGACAGGATTGATTAAAAATGAAATGGCCTTTGATGGTCTCATTTTTTCTGATGCCCTGGAGATGAAAGCTGTAACTAAAAATTACGATCCTGGTGCTTTGGAATTAGTAGCCTTTAATGCCGGTTGCGATGTGCTATGCCTGCCTAACGATATTGACCTATCCTTTACACAGATACTTAAAGCTGTAAATGAGAGCTCTGAATTAAAATCAAAACTTGATCAAACGGTGAGGAAAATTTTGCTTGCAAAATATCGCATGGGATTGAGTCAAGATCCACGTGTTTCACTAAGCAACCTGGATAAAGATGTCAATAACCCAAAAGCGCAGGCACTCAAAAGCAAACTTTACGAACAAGCCATCACTCTGGTCAAAAATAAAAACCGGTTGATTCCGCTGACAGAATTAGATCAGCATAAAATCGCCTCTTTGTCGATTGGTAGTAAAACCAAGACTCCGTTTCAATGGAGGTTGGACAGTTACGCAAAAATCTATCACCAACAAGCCGACACTGACATCAGCGTAACACAATCCAACAACCTATTAGCCAGCTTTAAAAATTCCGATATCGTCATAGTCAGCCTTCATGGTCTTAATAAAAACATCAAGCAAAACTTTGGACTCTCTGGCAGTGCTTTAAAATTCATCAACCAGCTCAGTCTAACTACCAAAGTGATCCTGGTGTCTTTTGGAAGCCCTTATGCGCTGACTAATTTTGGCGACAGTGATTGGCTCATACAGTCTTATGAAGACGATGCCTTGATGCAAGACCTCACTGCTCAAGCTATTGTTGGCGCCATAGGCATCAATGGGCGACTGCCGGTATCATCTGGCCCTAACATGCCCTTCGGCGCAGGGCTCAACTCAGAAAGTTTAATGCGATTTGGATATGCCATTCCTGAACGGGTACGAATCGATGGGCAAAAGTTAGAGGCTTTAGATGCCTTGACCAGTGATATCGTATCTATCCATGCTGCTCCAGGTGGTCAGTTATTGGTAGCAAGAGAAGGAAAAATTGTCTATCAAAAAGCCTTTGGCTATCAGGATTATGAGCATAAAATTCCTGTAAACCTGACCGACATGTATGACCTTGCCAGTCTTACGAAAGTAGCAGCAAGCACTTTGTCAGTTATGAGATTATATGACGAAGGCAAAATCACTTTGGACCAACCTATGTCTGACTATCTACCAGATCTTAAACAATCTAACAAGTCATCACTTAATATAACCGAAATCATGAGCCACCAGGCAGGACTGCTTGGATGGATTCCATTTTACAAAGAAACCCTGGTCAAAACTGGCAAACGCACTTACAAATTAGATCCTTCTATTTACGCCACTACAGAAAGCTCAAAGTACAGCCTGCCTGTTGAAAAAGGGTTATATCTTAAGACAGGCTATGACCAACAGATCTGGCAACAAATTTTAGATTCTCAATTAAGGACTAATAAAAATTACCTCTACAGCGACTTAGGGTTTTATCTGATAGCCCAGATGGTCAAATATCAGTCAGGTCTTTCGATAGATCAGTTTGTGTCAAAATTCTTCTATACTCCATTGGGGCTCACACACACTTTATATAATCCTTACAAATTATATCCTTTATCCTCGATTGCCCCAACCGAAAAAGATACTTATTGGAGAAAAATGACTATCCAGGGTTATGTCCACGATATGGGAGCAGCCATGATGAATGGTGTAAGCGGTCATGCAGGACTTTTTAGTAATGCATTAGAACTAGGTACCATCATGCAGCTTTTTCTTAATGGAGGTCAATATGGTGGTGAAAAACTTATAAAATCATCGACGGTCAAGCTGTTCGCTACCAGGCAATTAGGTTCTACTCGCCGTGGCATTGGATTTGACATGAAAGAATTAGACCCCGCCAAACCTCAGCCAGCAGGCTATTTGGCATCCCCTGGTACTTTTGGTCACACAGGTTTCACGGGCACTTGTGCGTGGGTAGACCCTGAAAAACAATTGGTGTTCGTATTCTTATGTAATCGGACTTATCCTTCTATGAACAATAACCGGCTGCACAAAGATGAATATCGATCGAGATTATTAGATGCTGTCTACCTGGCCATGGAAGATCAAAAAATCCCACTTGACAATACAATGGAACTTGGCCAATAA
- a CDS encoding sigma-70 family RNA polymerase sigma factor, whose amino-acid sequence MSILPESTLISILDDCIQQKREGQKRFYKHFYGFGYTICQRYLSSHEDIVEVLNDGFLKVFTEVHRFEKRQDSLEGSLKAWIRRVLVNTSIDRLRKANQKKKLTIDHSHEMTNLSIQSQAISKLSYDELLKSINQLTPSYRAVFNLFVIDGYSHEEIGKMLNISPGTSKSNLAKARINLQKLLSSEIYSKKYEPKAI is encoded by the coding sequence GTGAGTATATTGCCGGAATCGACGCTAATTTCAATCTTAGATGACTGTATCCAGCAAAAAAGGGAAGGTCAAAAGAGGTTTTATAAGCATTTTTATGGATTTGGTTATACCATTTGCCAAAGGTACCTCTCATCCCACGAAGATATTGTAGAAGTCCTCAATGATGGGTTTCTCAAGGTTTTTACTGAAGTACATCGGTTTGAAAAAAGACAGGATAGTCTGGAAGGATCGTTAAAAGCCTGGATTAGAAGAGTTTTGGTCAATACCTCCATTGACCGGTTGAGGAAAGCCAACCAGAAGAAAAAATTAACGATTGATCATTCTCACGAAATGACCAATCTAAGTATACAGTCACAAGCGATTTCCAAACTCTCCTATGATGAATTATTGAAAAGCATCAATCAACTCACTCCCTCTTATCGGGCAGTTTTTAACTTGTTTGTCATCGATGGCTATTCTCATGAAGAGATTGGTAAAATGTTAAATATCTCCCCGGGTACTTCCAAATCAAACCTTGCCAAAGCGAGAATCAACCTTCAAAAATTATTATCCTCAGAGATTTATTCTAAAAAATATGAACCAAAAGCAATCTGA